The Synechococcus sp. BL107 nucleotide sequence CATCCCAACGGTCCTCCATCACAGTTCGTGTTTGGAACAACGATGGCCTTGTTGGTATCACCAGTACGACAGATTTATCTGACCCGGGGCTGGAGCAAGCACTGGTCGGAGCTCATGAGGCAAGCCGCTTCGGAAACCCCGATGACATCCCTCACTTCTCGCCTCTGGCCAAGGCACCTCTTCCCGAGTTGAATCGTCCTCTTAAGGAGCGACGTGGAATCCTTCCTCTTCTCGAGACGCTTCGTGAGGCAGAAGCGGATTTGCTCAGTCGCCATCCCTCGATTCAAACAGTTCCTTACAACGGGTTGGCTGAATCGTTGTCTCAGAGTCTTTACCTGAATAGCGATGGTGCTCTTCGCGAGATGCAAAGAACGCAGGCCAGTTTGTATCTCTATGCCAGAGCTGAAGAAACTGGACGAAAACCCCGTAGTGGCGGTGCATTACGACTTGGTTTAGGTAGTGCTGAACTGGATATCGCAGGCTGTGTTGATGAGGCTGTTGTGCGGACAGTTAGCCACCTTGCTTATCAGCCCATAGAGACAGGTACTTATAACGTGTGTTTTACTCCGGAGGCATTCCTCTCTTTATTAGGGGCCTTCAGCAGCATGTTTAATGCGCGTTCGGTTCTCGATGGTGTAAGTCTCAGTAAACGTGAATCGATTGATGAGTCACTTGCAGTGCCCTTTCTGTCCTTGCATGATGATGGCCTTCATCCTGGTCATATCAGTGCTGCAGCATTTGACGGAGAAGGGACACCCACAAACAATCTTTGTTTGATTGATCGCGGAAAATTAAAAAGCTTTCTTCATTCCGAAGCAACCGCCCGTGCTTTTAATGTTAAACCCACCGGCCATGCTGGCCTTGGCGCGAAAGTTTCTGTAGGGCCTGATTGGTTTGTGCTAAGTACCAGCGAAGGCTGTAGCAGCGGGAACAATCTCGATCAATCAACTGAGAAAGATACGTTTGTATTGATCGAAGATTTATCGGCGTTACATGCCGGAGTTAAGGCCACTCAAGGCTCATTCTCTCTTCCATTTGATGGTTGGCTAGTGAAGGGTGGAGAACGTATTTCCGTTGAAGCAGCCACAGTCGCTGGTGACATTCGTACGGTTTTAAATTCAATTCTTCACTTAGAAACCAACTGCGAGATTACCCATCGTGGTGTTTCTCCCCATGTTTGGGTTGAAGGTTTATCGATTACTGGCGAAGCATAAGAACAGCTTCCATCAACTATGAAAATCCTCTATTGGGGTACACCCGATTATGCAGTGCCGACCTTACTTGCATTGCATACTGCAGGTCATGAGATCGTTGGTGTTGTAACCCAGCCAGACCGCCGGCGGGGACGAGGAAAACAATTATTGCCTTCAGCTGTAAAAGTTTGTGCACAGTCACTTGGGTTGTCTGTTTATACCCCAGAACGAATCAAGATAGATACTGATTGTCAAAATGAGTTAGCCAATCTCAAGCCAGACATCTCGGTCGTTGTGGCGTTTGGTCAAATTCTTCCGAAATCGGTCCTTGAACAACCACCCCTCGGGTGTTGGAACGGCCATGGTTCACTTTTACCGCGTTGGAGAGGTGCCGGTCCGATTCAGTGGGCGTTGTTAGAAGGTGATTCTGAAACAGGCGTCGGGATTATGGCCATGGAAGAAGGATTGGATACTGGACCAGTCCTACTCGAGCAACGGATTCCAATTTGCCTATGTCAAAACGCTGAGACCGTCGCAATGGAATTAAGTCAGCTCACAGCAAAGCTCATGGTCGAAGCTATGGACTTAATTTTCAAAGCCGGAATGGGAAGCGAGGCCGAACGTTTAATTCGGTTAAATGTTCAGAATCAAGGGCAAAAGTCCAGTTACGCCAGGATGCTTAAAAAAGATGATTTTCAAATTAATTGGAACGACTCAGCCCTCCTTACCCACAGAAAGGTGATGGGTTTGTATCCCAGTGCCTATACGATCTGGCGTAATAAACGATTAAAATTGACAGACACTGAGCCATTGATTGAGCGCTTTAGGGACGAGATTTCAGCGGATGCACGGGTATTGCTTGGACAATGGTCCACCGGAGGAGATCAACCTGGAACTGTTTTGGCTTGTATCAATCATGTGGGAATTGTTGTGAGCACTAGCGGATGCCCAATTCTTATACGCGAAGCACAGCTGGAAGGCAAAGGGAGAAGTCGAGCTCAGGGTTTGATACAGCAATTAGACGCATCGACTGGGGATACGTTTCAGTAATGAACAGTCATTGATCTTATTTGTTTTCAGTGTATAGATTTTTTGCCTGCTCCCATACATAATTAAGATCAGCATCTGGAAGGATAAGAAATTCTGGATTGGTAGAGCTCAGCCATTCTCGTTTGCCCTGCTGAGAAGAGTCGGAAAAAAAATAGTCTGGAGAGGCAAGCACCCTAAATTTTAAAAACTCCAGGAGTTTGGCTCGTAGTCGGCAACCATCAATGAGTTGCATGCATCCATCAGCTGTCTGGATTTGGAGCGGAGTCCCAGATCCTAATTTTTCCAATCGTGGTGCAAGGATTTCTAGGATGGAGGCTGATTGCCAGTGCCGTATTTTTGTTTCGGGATGTGGATAATAAATTAATCCATTTGTTTGGCCACCATCCGACATACGTATCTTGATATTCCAAAAGGAAAATGTTTCAGGAGGATGTAGCTCGGTCCAAAACATATTCTCAAATTTATAGTCGGGATTCTGTAGAACAATCTCTAGGGGCTTAAAACAGAGATTAATTGTTCCGTGCCAGTAGGCCGACAAATCCAATCCAAGCCTTTTAAACAATGGAGATTGAATTGCAATTGTTCCTTTCGTATACGGGGATTCAGAATTCACACCAGAAGCTACCCCATGACCTTGTCGAACGACACCCTCAAACCATCCATTCATCATGTCTAACGAGCCTCAAAATGACTGCATTCTCCACAAGGCCCATCAGGCCAAACAACGCATCGCAAAAGAGGGCTTAGAGCATTAAACCGACATGTCGGATCACCAATGACCCATCCATGGCGCCAATATTTGGCATCCACTGGACGGGACTGGGGTTTAACAACAAGGGCAACAGCAGAAAGTTGATATGCCCCCCCTTTGAGGGAATATCGATGCTGTCTTTGCATGATCAAATAGCATATGCCATCCAATTCAAGCCATGAACCAGGATGGGGTGGATCATCCAATTGAACCCGGTTCAAAAGGGTTCCGCTCCCTGCATCTCTAAGCTCAACCAGCATGGCGAGGGTCGATCATTGAATCAGACTTTTTGATCGAAAGTCCCCAACCAAAGAAGACTAGAACGATTAATAATGTGAACCAATCTGGTTGATTAAGCAGAGGAAAGAGAACGTGAAGAATGAGTCTTATCGAGACAAATCCAACGGCAAGGAATCCTGCAGTTTCTAATCTCGGATACTCATCAAGCCACCGTATGAATAAACCTGATGTAAATCGTAGAGCAACAATTCCGATCATCGCTGCAGTAGCAATGAGAATCACCTGATCACTTACAGCCACAGCAGCGGCAACACTATCGATTGAAAATGCAAGATCTGTAAAGGCTAATAAAATTACAGTTTTTACAAGACTTCTCGGCAGCCTGTCAATTACTTTTTCATCTCGATTATCCTGAATTTCTGCTTGATTACGTTGCCAGAAATGGTCGAAAACTAGCCACATCAAATAAGCAGCCGCAACTAGTTGTACCCAGAGATGTTGCAAAACCCATTGTGCAGCAACAATTAGGCCAATTCGCAGTACAAGTGCCATCGTAATTCCAATGTTGAGAGATAAACGCTCTCGTTCTGGGTTGTTTCCACTACGGGCTATCGCGGCCAAGGCCACAGCGTTGTCTGCCGACAGCACAACCTCGAGTAAAACCAACACTGGCAACAGCGAAACCACCTCCCGCCATTGGTCAGCTCCCTCATACAGGTCTGTCAGGGAAGGAAGCGCTGTGATGTCCATCACGCCACCCTAGAAAGAGATTGCGATGATCCATGGACATGAATATTCGGGTTGAACTGTGTCATGTCGACACCCTTCGTTGCGTAGTCCGCGTTGAGGCGTGGAACGATTCGAAATTAATGGGGTCTTCCCTTGGTGAAGCCTCCACGGCTGAAGACGCTGAGGACCGAGCATTTCAACGGCTCAGTCGACGCCTCGAGAGTACAAACCATCCTCCGTTGGCGAATGAACCACCCGTCAAGGCAGCCTCAGTGCCAACCCGTGCAGCCCCCTCTGAT carries:
- a CDS encoding TldD/PmbA family protein, with translation MATNNGLNASELRDSLQKLATREGIRSWDLGAACSDDCSVQVDRGEAKQLKASQRSSITVRVWNNDGLVGITSTTDLSDPGLEQALVGAHEASRFGNPDDIPHFSPLAKAPLPELNRPLKERRGILPLLETLREAEADLLSRHPSIQTVPYNGLAESLSQSLYLNSDGALREMQRTQASLYLYARAEETGRKPRSGGALRLGLGSAELDIAGCVDEAVVRTVSHLAYQPIETGTYNVCFTPEAFLSLLGAFSSMFNARSVLDGVSLSKRESIDESLAVPFLSLHDDGLHPGHISAAAFDGEGTPTNNLCLIDRGKLKSFLHSEATARAFNVKPTGHAGLGAKVSVGPDWFVLSTSEGCSSGNNLDQSTEKDTFVLIEDLSALHAGVKATQGSFSLPFDGWLVKGGERISVEAATVAGDIRTVLNSILHLETNCEITHRGVSPHVWVEGLSITGEA
- the fmt gene encoding methionyl-tRNA formyltransferase, encoding MKILYWGTPDYAVPTLLALHTAGHEIVGVVTQPDRRRGRGKQLLPSAVKVCAQSLGLSVYTPERIKIDTDCQNELANLKPDISVVVAFGQILPKSVLEQPPLGCWNGHGSLLPRWRGAGPIQWALLEGDSETGVGIMAMEEGLDTGPVLLEQRIPICLCQNAETVAMELSQLTAKLMVEAMDLIFKAGMGSEAERLIRLNVQNQGQKSSYARMLKKDDFQINWNDSALLTHRKVMGLYPSAYTIWRNKRLKLTDTEPLIERFRDEISADARVLLGQWSTGGDQPGTVLACINHVGIVVSTSGCPILIREAQLEGKGRSRAQGLIQQLDASTGDTFQ
- a CDS encoding DUF6464 family protein, translated to MLVELRDAGSGTLLNRVQLDDPPHPGSWLELDGICYLIMQRQHRYSLKGGAYQLSAVALVVKPQSRPVDAKYWRHGWVIGDPTCRFNALSPLLRCVVWPDGPCGECSHFEAR
- a CDS encoding DUF475 domain-containing protein — encoded protein: MDITALPSLTDLYEGADQWREVVSLLPVLVLLEVVLSADNAVALAAIARSGNNPERERLSLNIGITMALVLRIGLIVAAQWVLQHLWVQLVAAAYLMWLVFDHFWQRNQAEIQDNRDEKVIDRLPRSLVKTVILLAFTDLAFSIDSVAAAVAVSDQVILIATAAMIGIVALRFTSGLFIRWLDEYPRLETAGFLAVGFVSIRLILHVLFPLLNQPDWFTLLIVLVFFGWGLSIKKSDSMIDPRHAG